The Sardina pilchardus chromosome 24, fSarPil1.1, whole genome shotgun sequence nucleotide sequence TATCAGTATAACTCTATGGAATTCTAAGACTATGTAGATAGAACCTCATAATTCTAAAGGGGGTGAAATTTGTGACAGAGCATACAGAGTAGAAAAGCCTGTGGTACCTTGACCTGCTCATTGGACGTGACGGCACAGAAGACGATCTCAGTGAAGCCCTGCGACGGAAACATCCGGAAGCAGATCCCACCGATTACGCGGCCATCTTTGATTAGAGACAACGTTTTGTGCTTCCTGCACAGACAAACATCAGGAAGAGATTGTGAGGATtgtagtctctgtgtgtatgtatgtgtgtgtgtgtgtgtgtgtgtgtgtgtgtgtgtgtgtgtgtgtgtgtgttttgtgtttcctGCATAGACAAAACATCAGGAGGAGATGGTGAGGATTgaagtctgtgtatgtatgtgtgtgtgtgtgtgtgtgtgtgtgtatgtgtgtgtgtgtgtgtgtgtgtgtgtgtctgtgctgataATCACAAGTGAGTAAATGCTGTGACTATTCCATTTTAGAATGACAACTATCTGCTGTCTCCAGAGAAAATCCTAATAAACTCAATAAAGGACTGTATCTCTAATTAAAGCCAGAGGGGAAATGAAAGGTTAGGACCAGGGTAAAAAACATTGCCTTTGGGAATCCTTACAGGCCAGATCCATTTCTCATGGTATACAGCAATGTCTAGTAGGAGCTGGGTGGACAGGGCTTAGGTGGTTTCTATGGGGGATTTAAGGTCAGAGGTGAAAAGGTATCTCTTTGGGAGGATCAGGGTTAAGGGCCAAAGGTTGTTTCTATGGAATTTAGGGTCAAATGGGTTATAAACGTGGCTAAGTCAGAGTGTTGTCCAATATGGCTAGCGCAATAAAAACTACCTGCATGTTGAGAGACATAATTGTGATATCCTCTATCAACATCATATGTCACAGGTTGAAACTGAGATTTGAGTCAGGCTGCAACTAAAGCTTATTTTCATGGTCGATTAAtctgctgtttatttttcttAGTTAGTTGATTTCCCAAAGCCCAAGATTGTTCTTTCAAATGCCTTGCTCTGGCCACACTGGAAAGATAGATTGGTGATTTTTCCTGAAAAAACGACCAAACCAGTAGTTGGTGATTCATTTAATAATGACTAACTAGTCAATTAATTGTTGCAGTCCTAAATATAAGTATTATAAGATAAGATTATAGATGAAATGgatatgtgagtctgtgtaagtgagtgtgagtgtgtgtgcgtgtgagtgtaggtgtgggtgtgcgAGTGACAGAGTGCAACTCACGGGTCGAAGACGAGTCGAGTGATGTACTCCTTGGGCATGCGCGGCAGCTGGTGGGAGAAGACATTCTGCAGGCCCACCAGCCACATGAGCACCTTCTTGTTGGGCTTCTGGTTGAGGGAGTTCCCGATGACATGGAACTCGATCACCCCTCGACGCTCCTCCAGCCGAGCCGCCTCGTCTCGGGCAGAGTGGGCCGACAACAGAGACGGCTGCTGGGGATCACAAAggtttagtgtgtgagtgtgtgtggtaggtgctctgtgagtgcatgtgtgtgtgtgtgtgtgtgtgtgtgtgtgtgtgtgtgtgtgtgtgtgtgtgtgtgtgtgtgtgtgtgtgtgtgtgtgtgtgtgtgtgtgttgtttttatgagtgtgtgtgtatctgtgtgtgtgtgtgtgtgtgtgtgtgtgtgtgtgtgtgtgtttacctctggTCCCACCATGGCTGAGGGGTCGGTGATGGTGGACATGACCTCATTGATGAGCTCCATAGGGATGTCTCCAATCACTCGAGCACGCTTACAGTCCTCCTGAGACAGCGGTTCTGCTAACCTCCGCTTCTCAAcacctgctaacacacacacacacacacacacacacacacatatcgtcACGACCCTGCCTGGTTCCTCCTCCTGTTTCAGTTTCTTGTCTATCTGCTACAGGTGAGCTGGCCGCAGGTGTTCCaagtggtgacacacacacacacacacacacacatacctggacTCCTCTCGAGCATTGAGGCAGGTTTGCAGGCAGGGCTACCTCCCCCCATGCCCACTGACTCCACTGGACTTGGACTGCTGCTGGAGTATGCTGATCTGGCTACCGAAGTGGCACTTagaactgcaaacacacacatacaaaaatacTTTTacttacatgcatgcatgcatactaccataaccctgtgtgtgtgtgtgtgtgtgtgtgtgtgtgtgtgtgtgtgtgtgtgtgtgtgtgtgtgtgtgtgtgtgtgtgtgtgtgtgtgtgtgtgtgtgtgtgcgtgtgcttgtgtgtgtatgagtgtatgtgtgtgtacatgtgttacCTGTATGAATGGGTACTTGGTCACCAGTGGAGCCCATGAGGAAGTCTTCACTCCAGATTGGAGAGCTGTTACTATACACCTCCTCTTCAAGCATAGACAGAAATctagaagaacacacacacacacacacacacacaaaagttatTAAACTGATATATGGGtgatatgtgtatgtacagtatgagtgtgggtttagtgtgtgaggatgtttgtgcatgtgtttgtctgttggtgtgtgtgtgtgtgtgtgtgtgtgtgtgtgtgtgtgtgtgtgtctgtctgtgtgtgtactcactttGGGAAGTGTGTAAGGATGAGTGTGCGTTTCTCTGGGGGCAGTTTGTCCTTCTCGTGACGCGCCTGCTGCAAGAGCTGCTTCCTCATGACGGTGAAGACTGAGCGCAACAGCGTCCGGCCAAACACCTGAGTCGCCTCGTAGCGCGGCAGGCTGTCACAGAACTGAGGGACGTTACAGTAGCACAGCCACCTgtcgaaaacacacacacacacacacacacacacagacacacacacacacacacacacacacacacacacacacacacacatacatacacacacatacacacacacacacacagagcacatacagacagaacacacacacgtagaccaCACACCgagcacacccacacccacacacacacagcacaccacaaacatacactaAGGGGTGAGGACAGAAACACAGGAATGAGCCTTGAGATTTGACACACAACCTTACAAACATGCAATATGGGACATACATTGTGTAagccagtgtttttcaaccttttttttacattttaaacaaatCCAGCAGCACACCACTGACCTAAAACTGTAGCTTAATACATCAAAAATAATGACAATTTAGTCTCTCCCTTTGTATACAGCTCagtatacaaatacaaatatactAATACATTTTTCCTTGTCAAGCAGGCCTTTCCATCGCTGTTTTACATACATTTTCAcacatagatattagaaagctagataccaCATTGTCCATCGAGTTCTATTACTGTAAGTGGCATAGGCTACGTGAACGcagctactactactactgccacCCACTGACATGAGAGAGTATTCATTTACTGAACAAGTCACACTCAACAAGGCACAGATGCTCAAcaacagcatagcctactattttgcAACAACTAAATAATGCATGTTTTTGGACCGATAAGTTGGACTTGGACAGTTTCCCACGGCACACTTGATGATCTCTCACAGGTCAACTTCCCTGATCCAGAATAGCACAGCATGATAAAGCATGATAAACTTCAAGGTACTTCGAGATCTTCAAGGTACTTTGCACAGTGGCCAAATTACCACCTCCAACGTGCATCATCTTTCTGATAACCGATAACCGTCATGTCGTCCATTACAAAACACATTGTACTCAATATTCAGAGACACATAGAGACATAGAGGCATAGAGACATATTCTGCAgagacacatatatacacacacattgtattgtatacatactgtatactatacTCTGGGTTCTGTAAAGCACCTTTAGACAATTTCAAATGTTTGGAATTTAACTAAATAGAATATGTACATAcataacagcacacacatacaaacacataaacacacatagacacacagacatacaagtaAGTGCACATAAACCATATGTGCACACACCTTCACTCGAAACCACTGTACCATCATGTGACCCTTAATGTAACCACCAGGATTGCACGTGTTGTGATCAGTTTGTAGCAGACATACAGGCAGCTATCAAAGGGGAATGTTTACGTTTGGAAAGCAGTTTGTTAGTCGAAGGCTATGATACTACCATGAGCCAAACAATGTTAGCATTACATAGACTGCCATTCATTTTAGTATcattttgacatcaaataacttTACATCTGAAGCTTTTTATGTCAATATGTGACCATTGTTATTTTCCAGAGAAATACAATACTGTATGACTGGCAGCGTAACCTCTTCTGTTTTTTATGGCCCCATAATAATAAACATTTCTCTAAAACTATGCTTAAAATGATGTCATGAGCATGCGACTTTCGGTCACACAGGAGAGAAGTACAGTAGCTGTGTTTTCTGAATAAGAAGCTTGAAGGTAATCTCAGACAGAGCCCATGGGAAAGCCATAGAGGAAAGCatccaaaagaaagaaagagtggaatTGGCACTATGTCTCTGAACATAACACCTAGCAAAACCTGCACACCAACTAAAAGCACCCTACACATTCTGAGTGTTCTAGGCACGGCTACCAGATGAGTTTCCATGTTCTTGTCCGTTCATTGCTCAACATCACATGAATGTCACCAAACTGAGCTTGAGGCTCGCGCTGTGCAAACAATGCCCAACAGGAAACTAAATCAACTTCACTTCTCCCCAGTGGCTCTGTCCCATTTGTTATACTGGTTATGGCGGCTACCTGGTGTAGTTGACCTTGTAGCTGGCCGCATCATCCGTAGGTGCCCGCTGTCGCCTCTGGGAGGGAGTCTCAAGCTGCCAGTAATTGATCTGGTTCAGGAACATCTTGGCCAGCTCCACGATGGTCTGGCGTTCTCGTGAGGGCAGGTGGCTGAACTTGTATTGCACAAAGTTATTCACCCCCTGTGGAGGAgaacaggacaacacacacaaacacacacacacacacacacacacaaatgcatagattcgcatacacagacacacaaacacacagacacagtacacacatgcacacacatacacacaaacacagacatacatacacaaaagtaAGGAATGTGATACTcaaaaaaaacagctgttggTCTAATTTTTGTTAAAATGTTgttttcacgttttcgcataattcgtcAGTATACAGTCTACGGTTTCACATCGTGAacaaatttcacggaaaaacatacgttttgactgttcaacacggtgaagattcaacacattagcagtcattcccgttgtccacgccgcttaaaaaggtgatttctcagcttctggcatatcgtgccgggagaaccatgtcaactttggatgcggttatcttagtgATAGTTTTtataataccctcgatatactgtacatatgtacattgtggggcagccgtggcctactggttagcccgaccagtccacggctaaagtgcccttgagcaaggcacctaacccctcactgtgtgttcactgtgtgctgtgtgtgttcactaattcggttaaattgggttaaatgcagagaacgaatttccctcacgggatcaaaaaaggatatatacttatAGTTGGAAAGctttagtttatggccgttcatgtgagcacaacaACTTAATTTAGCAAATTTTACCAAAGCAACTGGTTTCGCTTTGTAGGGTCACATTTAGAATGATTATAAGTAGGTGGGAGTGTGGAACATCCGCTTctgtacgtgtcaaccaaaAATCACATTTATGTTACTCTGTCTAATATAAAAGGTGCATGTATGAATACAACATAATGAATTTGAATATTTTCCTGTCTATTACAAGAGCAAATCCTGCCTTTCAAGGAGGGAAAATAAAGGACCCCCATTGTTggggtgtgttggtgttgacCTGTTCAATGCTGGGCTTCTCAAATGGGGGGCTTTCCAGGGCTTCTACTGTTGGCATTCCCATCTGCAAAATAGATTTCTTCAGgagctgcaaaacacacacacacacacacacacacacacacacacacacacacacacacacacacacacacacacacacacatccagacacacaaacacacacacacaaacacacaggctattAGAAAAGAataacatgaaaacacaaaaaagcaATTTACAGTGAGAGCACACAGCTGAGTGAGCAGGCTAATGGTGTCGATGGGTGGGACCGGGCCTTACCTTGAAGAGGGAGAAGTAGACCTGCTTGGTGTCAGGGTCCTCTTCCTTGTGCACGCAGTTGTACAGGTACTCCACGTCCAACGCGATGCCCAAGAGCctgttcacctcctcctctgacaCGTGCTGCAGGTGAGTCACATGATCACCTGGTCCGTCACAAGAAAAAACGTGTCCATCAGggttacatttaaaaacagactaatacagagacacacacacacactgccatgcctgacacatccaaataaatccAAATAAATCTACAACGGTATGGAGATACagtccgcatgtgtgtgtgtgtgtgtgtgtgtgtgtttgtatgtggttgtgtacacgtctgtatgtgtaagtgcgttcctgcatctctctgtgtgtgtgtgtgtgtgtgtgtgtgtgtgtgtgtgtgtgtgtgtgtactcactgagGGCGTGGCTGCAGCTCCGACAGGGCTCCATCAGGTTGACCATCACCAGCTGCTCTGCCcgaggtggggtgggtggtgggggggtggggggaggattCTGGCTCTTCCACCCGTTACATTTACATGCTCCCTCTGCCTggtcacagatacacacatatcaGCTTGTGCACCTGAAACCTAACTGCTCACCTTGGACACCTAGAGTGGCCTACAGTATTGGCATTACAGGTGATGGTAGTATGCTTAAGGgactgggctagcgtgcagtagcctaaaAAAGGTGTGAGTTCAATTgtcggcttccaccgttgtacTCTTGAGAAAGGCACTTAAACCCTAACACATTCACATGAAATATATAGTtttgataaaaagaaaaaaagtcagGACAAACACAAGATAATTCTAAACTTTGCAAAGAAGGAAGCGGCAATGGCTGTTCAGAAATaaagctattattattattattatcattattattttctaaaCGTTAATTAAATTAGTTTTTAATGCATATTTAAATTATGTCTATAGCTGACGGTGCTATTCGAGTAAGTCTATCAGCTGGGAGTATTCTGGCCTCCAATTATCAACAACATCGCGGCGCGGTGGCGCGCTCGGACCGCGGGAGCGCGCACGGGGGCGCAGCAGCTAGCCCCGCCCCCCAGCAGCTGTCACCCTGTCATAACAAAGACGCTGTTCTGGGCTGGCCGAACTATGGAATCGACAAACAATCTCACGTCTCACAACAAACCCATacgtcaaaacacacacacacacgtacacccacACAAATAAACCGACACACAGTCACTTTTCGCCCCGTGTCTGGCCATGGCTGTCGTTCACAGCTCAGCGTCCTGTTGCTAGTGTAGGCTACTCACTCCAAGATATTCAAAACACTGGACTTGACAATCCGccaagtatgtgtgtttacgtCTTCCCTGGAATACGCAGCTGCAAAGTTCCCTTTTGCACATCGCGTAGGGCTAAATATTCCATATTCTGCATTATAATGCCTCGTTGTCTACTGTTAAACTTCAAAGCTGGTCAAATGAGGCAATATTAAAATGCGGGAAATAAAAACACCAGCTATGGCCCCTTATGCTGTGCTTGCAAAATGAAGCGCTTGTCAGCAAGGCACAGGCACCAAAACCAAAACTAACTCATGAGCTAACGCcacagacggagagacagaaaggtTGGACGGGGAGACAGGTAGGCACGGGATACCTTGCAAGAAGAATACACTCCCAGTTTCTCCAGTTTCTTCGGTCGCGGGGAGGCGCGGAGCTGCGCCTTCTTGACGGCGATACGTGCAGATCCGACCGCGGAGCCCGAACACTCCGTTCCCCCGGCTCCAGGCGCTGCCGGGGCCGAACCCGAGGCTCCGACGGCAGGGGAACCCTGCGGGACCCCTGCACTTTCCGACATCCCGGGGAGCCGGCCCGAACAGGACCCGCCAGCCGAATCTTCGACGCTCTCTCGGGCACACACAGCCGTTTTCCACTTCTCAACAGCGGGATTCAGACATGGCGATcatccctttttttctttcatttgacaTTGTAAGTCCGTCTCTTCTCCGCTAGGGGACACAAATGAATATTCCTCTATGAATCGGTAGGGTCACAAAAATGCACTCATTCGTTAACAAAATTTCAAGGTCAAACCGGATCCTGCAGAGAAGAAGGAGTTAGATAGGCCCAATACTACCGCTGCCAGCTAGACAGGGCGCTTCCGACGTGCAATTACTGCATTAACAGAGTTGAATTATCAGCCAACGTTACTGATTGTGAGacagctatttgtgtgtgtgtgtgtgtgtgtgtctgttgcgaGGGGGTGGAGACCTGATTATTACGATTTCATAATTGAGTAATAGCTAGGCCATAAGGCCTTAAGATAAAATAATTTGCTGGTTTGCGGTCAAGTAGGCCCGTACTGTAGGCTACGCTCCGTGAAAATGTTCTGTTCAGTTTatttagcctataggctaccatAGTTTCGTCATCCTTCTCTCCCGGtgtagctgctgtgtgtgtggaatagaCAACAAACCTGCAGCAGCATCTCGGCGGTCACGTGGCTGCCATCATATTTACATCATACCTGTGGTGGAGGACTCTTCCTCTGAAGTCCCGTCACGTCTACATCATACCTGCCCTGGAAAGAAATAGCCTACtgcatctctcatctctcatctctctcaggTCCTGTGTGGAGAGACCcccgcccgcccacacacaAGGTGGCCaaaaaaaagtagcctattgtCATTTTAGATAGCTACTTTCATTCTGGTAAAttccctaaacacacactgacacacacatgcattacatgcagacataagcaaacacacacacacacacacacacacacacacacacacacacacacatacagcttaaCAGTCTTTCCCACCTGCCCTGACAATGGCAGTGTGTTACAAAATAATgacaaacacattcaaatgaTCATTTTGCAACAATCATATGATTTTAACATTAGGAATGAAGGGGACCAAGCTTCCCCACTGTCTCTCCAGAAACTAACTTAGATctaaaggagagaaaggaacacTACTCTGGGTCAAAAATCTTTTGTTCAGGGTGCTCTTCAAAAAAGAGCCTAAGATACCCtcatgaaaaaacaaaaaaattgagGCACTTTTGAGGCACAATTTTTCTACTAACTTAGATCTGTTCCAAAGGTCAGTTTTAGTCAGAGTCATGTTACACAGAAATGCCCAATACAGCACTTAATTGGGAACCATGAATGTATTTTGTACGAACAGAGAAATCTGATCTCATTTCTTTCGCAGCTGTGAGTCACTGGCTGCACCCATCTCTGACCCACACCTAAAACAGATTTGTGCCAGGTCTAAACCAGATTTGTGCCTAGTCTAAACTGGATCTTAACCAGCACTGCTGTGTCAGATCTGAACCAGACCTTTGCCACACCTGAAACAGACCTGAGCGTTATCTGTACATTTCCAtttaaccagagagggttaaagtggattgagagatggagagagatgaagcgagagagatggagagagagggagggagagagagaggggatctTTGATTTAATGTGTGACAGGAATTTTGTAAATGAACATTCTAAGGAATATCTgaattcaacatagaattttTGAACCTTAGATTGTTGCAGAACAGATCCttttgttagaatgttcaagTCTCCCATGCTTGGGGGTTAACTGacttacaaaaaaagaaactatCAAAGTGGGCCTATAGTGCACCTAGGACAATAACATTCTAATAACAATGTTATTATatcatttatgtatgtatttcagGGACCatgtagcctgaccagccagaccttGTGAtactgggaactcaccgtaggcagggctcaatcggaggggtgggataaacagttgtctttcaaattccatcTCCAAACAATAGGATAGCACTAAACGAATCATCTACTTGTTTtcggtcgcaacttctggtcacaTGTCAGTCATAATTATGTTAAGctcgcccaccgactctatacacgatgtaaTTGGTTCGGTGGTTTCTGCCTGAGCCCAGCTCAAAAGtcagagagttgctagactaccccagcagaaaattagatttgctgccgctaagggcgtctagatttctaggctagggaGCATGTACAATATTAGACTATGTTTATACACTATAGTATAGTAGGTTAAATTTCATGTGTATCATCTGTGAACCAGAGCTGAGCCAGACAAGTCCCACATAGGCAGAGTAGGCATTCAGAGTCAGCTGGAATCTCAATCAAACCGCATAGACCTGTTAAGTTGGCctacaaaaaaagagacaaaactgccatctttgcccatacaaggagatccgggtgttgaATTGGAGCTAACTACCAAGCTTGGAGCTTgaaagttgcattgcaagttggCTCTGGGGCAGCAAAAAATGTAAGCTTGCTGTCCTAACGTACCGCAGATTACCCCCCCGAAGGAAGAGGCCAAAAGTGTGTtgagcaaaacgtctgcattttaGGCTTTTCTTTAGACTCtctgcgagagtttaacaggtgtgataattcagAACACCcgtgttattttcccataggaaaaatcacAAGACAccggatctcaaagatggcagcttttttgtaggcgaacttcagaggtctattgcccATCGCCCAGCCACTCACGGAGTAAGTCATCAGGATTCATTAGGTATTCATGTCtttattgatgtttttatttggtAAATGAATAGTACTGTAAAATGCTCGCATTTAGATTTTGTCgttttttaatttcttttctctttttttttcttgacctGGCTGCATTCAGCACTCACTGCAAATAAacatgtagaacacacacacccagcggaTGGAGAACGTTCTAGAGGACACAAGAACATGtggaaccctgtgtgtgtgtgtgtgtgtgtgtgtgtgtgtgtgtgtggttctgcgAGCGAGCTGGCGAGCGAGCGCACGTGAGGTCAGCgcagctccctctctcctcctgctcacccTAACTTTCACTCATCATGTGACTGACAGCTAGCCAGTCAGCCAGGGCCTCTGGTCCAGTGCCTTGTGTCTGGTTGGTCAGGGAGTCTGAttgacggagggagggaggggctaGGTGGTGTTGGGTCAGCTCTGATTGGATAAGTgcggggcaggggcaggggcagggggg carries:
- the kat2b gene encoding histone acetyltransferase KAT2B isoform X4 → MSESAGVPQGSPAVGASGSAPAAPGAGGTECSGSAVGSARIAVKKAQLRASPRPKKLEKLGVYSSCKAEGACKCNGWKSQNPPPTPPPPTPPRAEQLVMVNLMEPCRSCSHALSDHVTHLQHVSEEEVNRLLGIALDVEYLYNCVHKEEDPDTKQVYFSLFKLLKKSILQMGMPTVEALESPPFEKPSIEQGVNNFVQYKFSHLPSRERQTIVELAKMFLNQINYWQLETPSQRRQRAPTDDAASYKVNYTRWLCYCNVPQFCDSLPRYEATQVFGRTLLRSVFTVMRKQLLQQARHEKDKLPPEKRTLILTHFPKFLSMLEEEVYSNSSPIWSEDFLMGSTGDQVPIHTVLSATSVARSAYSSSSPSPVESVGMGGGSPACKPASMLERSPGVEKRRLAEPLSQEDCKRARVIGDIPMELINEVMSTITDPSAMVGPEPSLLSAHSARDEAARLEERRGVIEFHVIGNSLNQKPNKKVLMWLVGLQNVFSHQLPRMPKEYITRLVFDPKHKTLSLIKDGRVIGGICFRMFPSQGFTEIVFCAVTSNEQVKGYGTHLMNHLKEYHIKHNILNFLTYADEYAIGYFKKQGFSKDIKVPRAKYMGYIKDYEGATLMGCALNPNIPYTEFSVIIKKQKEIIKKLIERKQAQIRKVYPGLSCFKEGVRQIPIESIPGIRETGWKPLGKGKELKDPDQLYSTLKTILQNVKSHQSAWPFMEPVKKSEAPGYYQVIRFPMDLKTMSERLKSRYYTTRKLFMADMQRIFTNCREYNPPESEYYKCASLLEKFFYSKIKEAGLIDK
- the kat2b gene encoding histone acetyltransferase KAT2B isoform X1; this translates as MSESAGVPQGSPAVGASGSAPAAPGAGGTECSGSAVGSARIAVKKAQLRASPRPKKLEKLGVYSSCKAEGACKCNGWKSQNPPPTPPPPTPPRAEQLVMVNLMEPCRSCSHALSDHVTHLQHVSEEEVNRLLGIALDVEYLYNCVHKEEDPDTKQVYFSLFKLLKKSILQMGMPTVEALESPPFEKPSIEQGVNNFVQYKFSHLPSRERQTIVELAKMFLNQINYWQLETPSQRRQRAPTDDAASYKVNYTRWLCYCNVPQFCDSLPRYEATQVFGRTLLRSVFTVMRKQLLQQARHEKDKLPPEKRTLILTHFPKFLSMLEEEVYSNSSPIWSEDFLMGSTGDQVPIHTVLSATSVARSAYSSSSPSPVESVGMGGGSPACKPASMLERSPAGVEKRRLAEPLSQEDCKRARVIGDIPMELINEVMSTITDPSAMVGPEQPSLLSAHSARDEAARLEERRGVIEFHVIGNSLNQKPNKKVLMWLVGLQNVFSHQLPRMPKEYITRLVFDPKHKTLSLIKDGRVIGGICFRMFPSQGFTEIVFCAVTSNEQVKGYGTHLMNHLKEYHIKHNILNFLTYADEYAIGYFKKQGFSKDIKVPRAKYMGYIKDYEGATLMGCALNPNIPYTEFSVIIKKQKEIIKKLIERKQAQIRKVYPGLSCFKEGVRQIPIESIPGIRETGWKPLGKGKELKDPDQLYSTLKTILQNVKSHQSAWPFMEPVKKSEAPGYYQVIRFPMDLKTMSERLKSRYYTTRKLFMADMQRIFTNCREYNPPESEYYKCASLLEKFFYSKIKEAGLIDK
- the kat2b gene encoding histone acetyltransferase KAT2B isoform X3; its protein translation is MSESAGVPQGSPAVGASGSAPAAPGAGGTECSGSAVGSARIAVKKAQLRASPRPKKLEKLGVYSSCKAEGACKCNGWKSQNPPPTPPPPTPPRAEQLVMVNLMEPCRSCSHALSDHVTHLQHVSEEEVNRLLGIALDVEYLYNCVHKEEDPDTKQVYFSLFKLLKKSILQMGMPTVEALESPPFEKPSIEQGVNNFVQYKFSHLPSRERQTIVELAKMFLNQINYWQLETPSQRRQRAPTDDAASYKVNYTRWLCYCNVPQFCDSLPRYEATQVFGRTLLRSVFTVMRKQLLQQARHEKDKLPPEKRTLILTHFPKFLSMLEEEVYSNSSPIWSEDFLMGSTGDQVPIHTVLSATSVARSAYSSSSPSPVESVGMGGGSPACKPASMLERSPGVEKRRLAEPLSQEDCKRARVIGDIPMELINEVMSTITDPSAMVGPEQPSLLSAHSARDEAARLEERRGVIEFHVIGNSLNQKPNKKVLMWLVGLQNVFSHQLPRMPKEYITRLVFDPKHKTLSLIKDGRVIGGICFRMFPSQGFTEIVFCAVTSNEQVKGYGTHLMNHLKEYHIKHNILNFLTYADEYAIGYFKKQGFSKDIKVPRAKYMGYIKDYEGATLMGCALNPNIPYTEFSVIIKKQKEIIKKLIERKQAQIRKVYPGLSCFKEGVRQIPIESIPGIRETGWKPLGKGKELKDPDQLYSTLKTILQNVKSHQSAWPFMEPVKKSEAPGYYQVIRFPMDLKTMSERLKSRYYTTRKLFMADMQRIFTNCREYNPPESEYYKCASLLEKFFYSKIKEAGLIDK
- the kat2b gene encoding histone acetyltransferase KAT2B isoform X2, whose product is MSESAGVPQGSPAVGASGSAPAAPGAGGTECSGSAVGSARIAVKKAQLRASPRPKKLEKLGVYSSCKAEGACKCNGWKSQNPPPTPPPPTPPRAEQLVMVNLMEPCRSCSHALSDHVTHLQHVSEEEVNRLLGIALDVEYLYNCVHKEEDPDTKQVYFSLFKLLKKSILQMGMPTVEALESPPFEKPSIEQGVNNFVQYKFSHLPSRERQTIVELAKMFLNQINYWQLETPSQRRQRAPTDDAASYKVNYTRWLCYCNVPQFCDSLPRYEATQVFGRTLLRSVFTVMRKQLLQQARHEKDKLPPEKRTLILTHFPKFLSMLEEEVYSNSSPIWSEDFLMGSTGDQVPIHTVLSATSVARSAYSSSSPSPVESVGMGGGSPACKPASMLERSPAGVEKRRLAEPLSQEDCKRARVIGDIPMELINEVMSTITDPSAMVGPEPSLLSAHSARDEAARLEERRGVIEFHVIGNSLNQKPNKKVLMWLVGLQNVFSHQLPRMPKEYITRLVFDPKHKTLSLIKDGRVIGGICFRMFPSQGFTEIVFCAVTSNEQVKGYGTHLMNHLKEYHIKHNILNFLTYADEYAIGYFKKQGFSKDIKVPRAKYMGYIKDYEGATLMGCALNPNIPYTEFSVIIKKQKEIIKKLIERKQAQIRKVYPGLSCFKEGVRQIPIESIPGIRETGWKPLGKGKELKDPDQLYSTLKTILQNVKSHQSAWPFMEPVKKSEAPGYYQVIRFPMDLKTMSERLKSRYYTTRKLFMADMQRIFTNCREYNPPESEYYKCASLLEKFFYSKIKEAGLIDK